From one Caldithrix abyssi DSM 13497 genomic stretch:
- the ilvD gene encoding dihydroxy-acid dehydratase → MRSDRIKKGVERAPHRSLLKATGVIQSDEDFQKPFIGVANSYTDLIPGHVHLHELGRVVKEAIRQAGGVPFEFNTIGVDDGIAMGHIGMRYSLASRELIADSVETVIQAHQLDGLICITNCDKIVPGMLMAAVRLNIPAIFISGGPMKAGVLNSGEKVDLISVFEGVGKRIRNEINDEQLKELENHGCPTCGSCSGMFTANSMNCLLEALGLALPGNGTILAVDPARNELAKQAGKQIVQLVKDDLKPSDILSEAAFENAFALDMAMGGSTNTVLHTLAVAHEAGIAFDLHKINELSEKVPYLCKVSPATPFVHMEDVDAAGGISAILKELSRINGLLSLDQLTVSGKTLGENISTAKIKDEQVIRPIENAYSKTGGLVVLFGNLAPEGGVVKTGAVDPKMMTHEGPARIYESEAEALQGIARQEIEAGDVVVIRYEGPKGGPGMPEMLSPTSAIMGLGLGDKVALITDGRFSGGTRGACIGHVSPEAADRGPIAALQNGDRIRIDIPNRRLDVLIPEKELQKRLNGLPPFEAKIKKGYLARYQQNVTSASKGAILKNPWA, encoded by the coding sequence TTGCGTTCTGACCGGATTAAAAAAGGTGTGGAAAGAGCGCCGCATCGCAGCTTGTTAAAAGCAACCGGAGTCATCCAATCGGACGAAGATTTTCAAAAACCATTTATTGGCGTTGCCAATTCCTACACGGACCTGATCCCCGGCCACGTTCATTTGCACGAACTGGGCAGGGTGGTAAAAGAGGCCATCCGTCAGGCGGGCGGCGTACCCTTTGAGTTTAACACCATTGGCGTAGACGACGGCATTGCCATGGGCCACATCGGCATGCGCTATTCGCTGGCCAGTCGGGAGTTGATTGCCGACAGCGTGGAAACCGTGATTCAGGCGCACCAGCTGGACGGGCTGATTTGCATTACCAATTGCGATAAAATCGTTCCCGGTATGTTAATGGCCGCCGTCCGGTTAAATATTCCCGCCATCTTTATCTCTGGCGGGCCGATGAAAGCCGGTGTGTTGAATTCAGGGGAAAAGGTTGACCTTATTTCCGTTTTTGAAGGGGTAGGCAAAAGAATTCGCAATGAAATCAATGATGAACAACTGAAAGAATTGGAGAATCATGGTTGTCCTACCTGCGGTTCGTGCTCGGGAATGTTTACGGCCAATTCCATGAACTGCCTGCTGGAAGCGCTGGGCCTGGCTCTGCCTGGCAACGGCACCATTCTGGCTGTGGACCCGGCGCGTAACGAACTGGCCAAACAGGCCGGAAAACAGATCGTTCAACTGGTCAAAGACGATTTGAAACCGAGCGACATTCTTTCCGAGGCTGCTTTTGAAAATGCCTTTGCGCTGGATATGGCCATGGGCGGCAGCACCAATACCGTTTTACACACCCTGGCTGTGGCCCATGAAGCGGGTATTGCTTTTGATCTACACAAAATTAATGAATTGTCTGAAAAAGTACCTTACCTGTGCAAAGTGAGCCCGGCAACGCCTTTTGTGCACATGGAAGATGTGGATGCAGCCGGGGGCATCTCCGCCATTTTAAAAGAGTTGAGTCGAATAAACGGGCTTTTAAGTCTCGATCAGTTAACGGTTAGCGGTAAGACCCTGGGAGAAAATATTTCAACTGCGAAAATAAAAGATGAACAGGTCATCAGGCCCATTGAAAACGCGTATTCAAAGACCGGCGGCCTGGTGGTGTTGTTTGGCAATCTGGCTCCGGAGGGCGGCGTGGTCAAAACCGGGGCTGTTGACCCAAAAATGATGACGCACGAAGGCCCGGCCAGAATTTACGAATCGGAAGCCGAAGCGCTGCAGGGCATTGCCCGGCAGGAAATAGAAGCCGGCGATGTGGTGGTCATTCGTTACGAAGGCCCAAAAGGCGGGCCCGGCATGCCCGAAATGCTTTCGCCCACCAGCGCCATCATGGGCCTGGGCCTGGGCGATAAAGTGGCTTTGATTACCGACGGCCGCTTTTCCGGCGGTACGCGCGGCGCCTGCATTGGACACGTTTCGCCGGAAGCCGCCGATAGAGGTCCCATTGCCGCCCTGCAAAATGGCGATCGCATTCGCATCGACATTCCGAACCGTCGATTGGACGTCTTGATTCCCGAAAAAGAGTTGCAAAAACGATTGAACGGCTTACCGCCTTTTGAAGCAAAAATCAAAAAAGGCTACCTGGCCAGGTATCAGCAAAATGTAACCTCGGCCAGCAAAGGCGCAATCTTGAAAAATCCATGGGCTTAA
- a CDS encoding MATE family efflux transporter: protein MRQFYSNYSEHLKETLRLAYPVSIAHLGHVMLGVVDSMMVGHVGADHLAAASLVNGLAFLFLVFGLGLSLVITPLVAIARGQKNLIACGQILQNGLWFNTLFTMVLSGVIYFAAPLLTMLNQPPEVAKLAVPYAQIIGVSFIPFVIFQSQKQFLEGLGLTKPAMFVMLLANLVNVLGNWLLIFGHWGLPALHLTGAGISTLITRVAQALALLFFIALDRRFKSFEISLSFKKLSMARIKEIVRLGIPTGFQHFFEVGAFSFSAVMIGWLGSKQLAAHQIALSMASMSFMIALGITAAGTIRVGHFLGRNDPHNLKRAGLTTVILSVAVMSAFGLIFILLRYKLPTLFVKDEEVIRIAASLLVIAALFQISDGTQAAGIAILRGLTDVKIPMILSFIAYWIFGLPVGYVLGFVFKLHVNGIWLGLLSGLSFAGIVFLFRFYYYLKKLPISGKPAGA, encoded by the coding sequence ATGCGGCAATTTTATAGCAACTATTCAGAACACTTAAAAGAAACGCTGCGTCTGGCGTATCCGGTTTCTATTGCTCATCTGGGCCATGTTATGCTGGGCGTGGTCGATAGCATGATGGTGGGACATGTAGGCGCCGATCATTTAGCCGCCGCCTCGCTGGTAAATGGACTGGCGTTTCTTTTTCTGGTTTTCGGCCTGGGGCTTTCGCTGGTCATCACCCCGCTGGTGGCCATTGCCCGCGGCCAGAAAAATTTAATCGCCTGCGGGCAAATTTTGCAAAACGGTCTATGGTTCAACACCCTATTTACCATGGTCCTGTCTGGCGTCATCTATTTTGCCGCGCCTTTGTTAACCATGTTAAATCAGCCGCCGGAGGTGGCAAAACTGGCTGTGCCCTATGCCCAGATCATCGGAGTCAGTTTTATCCCATTCGTTATCTTTCAGTCGCAAAAGCAATTTTTAGAAGGCCTGGGTCTGACCAAACCGGCCATGTTTGTCATGCTGCTGGCCAACCTGGTCAATGTGCTGGGTAACTGGCTTTTGATCTTCGGCCACTGGGGATTGCCCGCCTTGCATTTGACCGGAGCGGGCATCTCCACGTTGATTACGCGCGTCGCACAGGCGCTGGCCTTGTTGTTTTTCATTGCGCTGGACAGGCGTTTTAAATCGTTTGAAATTTCTCTAAGCTTTAAAAAACTCAGTATGGCGCGCATCAAAGAAATTGTTCGTCTGGGCATTCCCACCGGTTTTCAGCATTTTTTTGAAGTGGGCGCCTTTTCCTTTTCGGCTGTAATGATCGGCTGGCTGGGCAGTAAACAGCTGGCCGCGCATCAAATTGCCCTGAGCATGGCTTCCATGTCGTTCATGATCGCGCTGGGAATTACCGCAGCCGGCACCATTCGCGTCGGGCATTTTCTGGGAAGAAACGATCCGCACAACCTGAAGCGCGCCGGCCTGACCACCGTAATACTATCCGTGGCGGTGATGAGCGCCTTTGGTCTGATTTTTATTCTTTTGCGCTACAAACTGCCCACGCTTTTTGTAAAGGATGAAGAGGTCATTCGCATTGCGGCTTCGCTTTTGGTCATTGCCGCGCTGTTCCAGATTTCTGACGGAACGCAGGCGGCGGGAATTGCCATCTTACGCGGCCTGACCGATGTGAAAATTCCAATGATTTTAAGCTTTATCGCCTACTGGATTTTTGGTCTGCCGGTGGGCTATGTTCTGGGATTTGTATTCAAGCTCCATGTAAACGGCATCTGGTTGGGACTGCTCAGCGGCTTAAGTTTTGCAGGAATTGTATTTTTGTTTAGATTTTACTATTACCTTAAAAAATTGCCGATCTCCGGCAAGCCGGCAGGGGCATAA
- a CDS encoding outer membrane beta-barrel protein translates to MRVLKILLILLTASGVTFAQEQNFQFPKYALQFGVVDLLSFSPYYGNLISFKYHFNNHYALRVGLSGANQDTESDTKKYLTYSERPDSITTDTNVDVTTRQYGINLLLLKYFKPDKPIKFYVGAGPTVSYATSKSVTKEKESYLPGTSSEERNTINLGLRAVYGVEWFFHSQMSLNMDYGMDFYYERSDTKRQRDYYAPGEKTDYVRTSWTFSPVSLRLGLTVYF, encoded by the coding sequence ATGCGCGTTTTAAAAATTTTGCTGATTTTGCTTACCGCTTCCGGCGTAACGTTCGCTCAGGAGCAAAATTTTCAATTCCCAAAGTACGCCCTGCAGTTTGGGGTGGTTGATTTATTAAGTTTCAGCCCTTATTACGGAAATCTGATATCCTTTAAATACCACTTCAATAATCACTACGCCCTGCGCGTCGGTTTAAGCGGGGCAAATCAGGACACGGAGAGCGATACAAAAAAATATTTAACATACTCTGAAAGGCCGGACAGCATCACCACAGACACCAATGTGGATGTCACAACCCGCCAATACGGGATCAATCTACTGCTGCTTAAATATTTTAAGCCCGACAAACCCATTAAATTTTACGTCGGAGCTGGCCCTACCGTATCTTACGCGACGTCCAAAAGCGTCACAAAGGAAAAAGAAAGCTACTTACCGGGCACAAGCAGCGAAGAGCGAAATACGATTAATCTGGGCTTGCGTGCCGTGTACGGCGTGGAGTGGTTTTTCCACTCTCAAATGAGCCTGAACATGGACTATGGTATGGATTTCTATTACGAACGCAGTGATACTAAACGCCAGCGCGACTACTATGCCCCCGGTGAAAAAACCGATTACGTACGCACAAGCTGGACATTTTCTCCGGTATCCCTGCGTCTGGGACTGACCGTCTATTTTTAA
- the glmM gene encoding phosphoglucosamine mutase: MSRLMVSISGLRGEIGSTLTPEVIVRYTQAFAKYVNGGKVVLGRDSRVSGPFIAELVRGTLVASGCQVVDIDIVPTPTVQLEIEHHQAAGGIAITASHNPIQWNGLKFMGADGRFLPPAAAEQVYRLADQNEKQLQTWDKLGNVVFDDRAIERHIKKVLSISFIDVEAIKKRRFKVAVDTVNGAGGRIIPQLLETLGCQVIAINQEANGRFAHTPEPLPENLIQLCEAVRENQADLGFAVDPDVDRCAIVDNEGNPIGEEYTLAIAAKLVFSKQLGRMVVNMSTSRASEDIARYYNSMFVRSKVGEINVAEKMKEIDALIGGEGNGGVILPEVHLGRDAPVAVALTLQALLEHGGTMKELKASLPQYEMVKKKVSIEGLNPDEIIERLKEKYKDQEINTLDGLKIDFDDRWVHLRKSNTEPIMRVIAEAPTLKEAEELADRFMKEITQK; the protein is encoded by the coding sequence TTGTCCAGATTAATGGTTTCTATTTCAGGATTGCGCGGCGAAATTGGCTCCACCCTTACGCCGGAGGTCATCGTCCGCTACACCCAGGCTTTTGCTAAATACGTCAACGGAGGAAAAGTTGTTTTAGGCAGGGATTCGCGCGTAAGCGGACCGTTTATTGCCGAATTGGTGCGCGGCACGCTGGTCGCCAGCGGCTGCCAGGTCGTCGATATCGATATCGTGCCCACGCCAACCGTCCAGCTGGAAATTGAACATCACCAGGCTGCCGGCGGTATTGCCATAACGGCCAGTCACAATCCCATTCAGTGGAACGGTTTGAAATTCATGGGCGCCGATGGCCGTTTTTTGCCCCCTGCCGCCGCCGAGCAGGTTTACCGGCTGGCCGATCAAAACGAAAAACAGCTGCAAACCTGGGATAAATTAGGAAACGTGGTTTTTGACGATCGGGCCATTGAGCGACACATCAAAAAAGTGCTGAGCATTTCATTTATTGACGTAGAAGCCATTAAAAAACGAAGGTTCAAAGTGGCCGTGGATACGGTTAACGGAGCCGGGGGACGCATCATTCCACAGCTTCTGGAAACGCTGGGCTGCCAGGTTATTGCCATCAACCAGGAAGCAAACGGACGCTTTGCCCATACGCCTGAGCCGTTGCCGGAAAACCTCATTCAGCTCTGCGAAGCAGTTCGCGAAAATCAGGCCGACCTTGGTTTTGCCGTGGATCCGGATGTGGACCGCTGCGCCATTGTCGATAACGAAGGCAATCCCATTGGCGAGGAATACACCCTGGCGATCGCCGCTAAATTGGTGTTCAGTAAACAATTAGGACGCATGGTGGTTAACATGTCCACTTCGCGCGCTTCGGAAGATATTGCCCGCTATTACAACAGCATGTTCGTGCGCAGCAAGGTGGGCGAGATTAATGTGGCGGAAAAGATGAAGGAAATAGACGCTCTGATCGGCGGCGAGGGCAACGGCGGGGTTATTCTGCCGGAAGTGCATCTGGGACGCGACGCGCCGGTAGCCGTGGCCTTAACCCTGCAGGCCCTGCTGGAACACGGCGGCACAATGAAGGAATTGAAAGCGTCGCTGCCTCAATACGAGATGGTCAAGAAAAAAGTGTCCATCGAAGGACTGAATCCGGATGAAATTATCGAGCGCCTGAAAGAAAAATATAAAGATCAGGAGATCAATACCCTCGACGGCTTGAAAATCGATTTTGACGACCGTTGGGTGCATTTACGCAAATCAAACACCGAGCCGATCATGCGCGTTATTGCCGAAGCGCCGACATTGAAAGAGGCCGAGGAGCTGGCCGATCGGTTCATGAAAGAAATCACTCAAAAATAA
- a CDS encoding uracil-DNA glycosylase family protein, producing MRLPADWEKLLTPVLDVRAFYNELERFIKQFSQIIPEKEKIFSVFHRVPPHRVCCVLYGEDPYPRLTSANGVAFWDEEIRSWDDRTAGNSMKNILKALLVARGLATYHTPIAQCREIARAHGLKSPADLFERWLQNGALLVNVALTFSSNKDKKQHFLFWHEFHQALIQSFASLPEQPYFILWGKKAQNLESRILKALNQPERIIKSGHPTFIHQFLNAEQPAYSPFKEIEQKTGFSWL from the coding sequence GTGAGACTGCCAGCGGATTGGGAGAAATTGTTAACGCCGGTTCTGGATGTACGCGCTTTTTACAATGAGTTAGAACGTTTTATTAAGCAATTTTCTCAAATTATTCCAGAAAAAGAAAAAATCTTCAGCGTCTTTCACCGCGTCCCGCCGCACAGGGTTTGTTGCGTACTTTACGGCGAGGATCCTTATCCGCGCTTAACCAGCGCCAACGGCGTGGCCTTCTGGGATGAAGAAATCCGTTCCTGGGACGATCGAACGGCCGGCAATTCCATGAAAAACATTTTAAAAGCATTACTGGTGGCTCGCGGACTGGCTACTTACCACACGCCAATTGCCCAATGCCGCGAGATTGCCCGGGCGCATGGATTGAAATCGCCCGCCGATCTATTTGAGCGCTGGCTACAAAACGGAGCGCTGCTGGTCAATGTGGCGTTAACCTTTTCTTCAAACAAAGATAAAAAACAACATTTTTTATTCTGGCATGAATTTCACCAGGCGCTAATTCAATCCTTTGCTTCGCTGCCCGAACAGCCTTATTTTATTTTGTGGGGTAAAAAAGCGCAAAACCTGGAAAGCCGCATCTTAAAAGCGCTTAACCAGCCGGAGCGAATCATCAAAAGCGGTCACCCCACATTCATTCATCAATTTTTAAATGCCGAACAGCCCGCCTATTCTCCTTTTAAAGAGATTGAACAAAAAACGGGTTTTAGCTGGCTGTAG
- the ilvB gene encoding biosynthetic-type acetolactate synthase large subunit: protein MSPSKNMYNGAEIFFESLRRENVEYIFGMPGGATIQIYERLYDIDFLKHILVRHEQGATHMADGYARASGKTGVVLVTSGPGATNTVTGIATAYMDSSPIVVFTGQVPTNLIGNDAFQEADIIGITRPITKHSFLVRDVKDLASTIRKAFYIAQSGRPGPVVVDLPKDVISAVSSFEYPEKVEVRGYKPNYEGHINQIKKAARAIAAAKRPLLYVGGGVVMAGASQELRAFAIENHLPVAMTLQGIGAFPGTSELSLGMLGMHGMYWANQAINHCDVLVALGARFDDRVTGKVDTFATNAYKIHVDIDPSCIDKNVKVDVPIVGDVKRVLKTLRQVMPGRPNTDEWWQQIRQWQQECPLTYEKHDGKLRTQFILERLSEKTRGEAVVVSDVGQHQMFIAQYYKFNHPRSHLSSGGLGTMGFSVPAAIGAAYAVHDRPIISISGDGGFAMNMQELITAKANKLPIKFMVINNSFLGMVRQWQELFFEERYSFTDLSEHNPDYVKIAQAMGIKSFLVTRTDQVDATLEEALNYNDGPVFVEFRVIKEELVFPMVPAGASVSEMIVERLNPQRML from the coding sequence ATGTCCCCTTCAAAGAATATGTACAACGGCGCAGAAATCTTTTTCGAAAGTTTGCGAAGAGAGAACGTAGAATACATCTTTGGCATGCCCGGCGGGGCGACCATTCAAATATATGAGCGGCTGTACGACATCGATTTTCTCAAGCACATCCTGGTGCGTCATGAGCAGGGCGCCACACACATGGCCGACGGTTACGCCCGCGCATCCGGCAAAACCGGCGTGGTACTGGTTACATCCGGACCTGGCGCCACCAATACGGTAACAGGCATTGCCACGGCTTATATGGACTCTTCGCCGATTGTTGTGTTTACCGGGCAGGTTCCCACCAACCTGATCGGCAACGATGCCTTTCAGGAAGCCGACATCATTGGCATTACGCGACCGATTACCAAACACAGCTTTCTGGTGCGCGATGTTAAAGACCTGGCTTCCACCATCAGAAAGGCTTTTTACATTGCCCAAAGCGGCCGACCAGGGCCTGTGGTAGTCGATCTTCCAAAAGATGTCATCAGTGCGGTTAGTTCTTTTGAATATCCAGAAAAGGTGGAAGTCCGAGGCTACAAACCCAATTACGAGGGCCACATCAATCAAATTAAAAAAGCGGCCAGAGCCATTGCCGCGGCCAAACGTCCTTTGCTGTATGTGGGCGGCGGGGTGGTTATGGCCGGGGCTTCGCAGGAATTGCGCGCCTTTGCCATCGAAAACCATTTGCCGGTGGCCATGACTCTGCAGGGCATTGGCGCTTTTCCGGGCACCAGCGAGTTGTCGCTGGGCATGCTGGGCATGCATGGCATGTACTGGGCCAATCAGGCCATTAACCATTGTGATGTGCTGGTGGCTCTGGGCGCGCGTTTTGACGACCGCGTGACCGGTAAGGTCGATACCTTTGCCACCAATGCCTACAAAATCCATGTGGATATCGATCCCAGTTGCATCGATAAAAATGTGAAGGTAGATGTGCCGATTGTGGGCGATGTGAAGCGCGTTTTGAAGACCCTGCGCCAGGTGATGCCCGGCAGGCCGAACACCGACGAATGGTGGCAGCAAATCAGACAGTGGCAGCAGGAATGCCCTTTAACCTACGAAAAACACGACGGTAAATTACGCACACAGTTTATCCTGGAACGATTGAGCGAAAAGACGCGCGGCGAGGCGGTGGTGGTTAGCGATGTGGGGCAACATCAAATGTTCATTGCTCAGTATTACAAGTTCAACCATCCGCGCTCGCATCTCTCTTCTGGCGGTCTGGGCACCATGGGCTTTTCTGTGCCGGCGGCCATTGGAGCGGCCTACGCCGTGCACGATCGCCCAATCATCTCCATTAGCGGCGACGGCGGTTTTGCCATGAACATGCAGGAATTGATCACCGCCAAAGCCAATAAACTGCCCATCAAATTCATGGTGATCAATAACAGCTTTTTAGGCATGGTGCGCCAGTGGCAGGAACTGTTTTTTGAGGAACGTTACAGTTTTACAGACCTGAGCGAACACAATCCGGATTATGTAAAAATTGCGCAGGCCATGGGCATTAAAAGTTTCCTGGTTACCCGGACGGATCAGGTGGACGCGACGCTGGAAGAAGCGCTCAATTACAATGACGGCCCGGTGTTTGTCGAATTTAGAGTCATTAAAGAAGAACTGGTCTTTCCGATGGTGCCGGCCGGCGCCTCGGTATCGGAAATGATCGTAGAACGGTTAAATCCACAGAGGATGTTGTAA
- a CDS encoding helix-turn-helix transcriptional regulator, producing MKNKIRYYRHINNEMTQQQLAQKVNVARQTIIAIEKGSFNPSVKLALKIAHVFQIKVDDLFELDEDELPETKEDAS from the coding sequence ATGAAAAATAAAATCCGTTACTACCGGCACATCAACAATGAAATGACGCAACAGCAGTTGGCCCAAAAAGTCAACGTTGCCCGCCAGACCATCATCGCCATCGAAAAAGGTAGTTTTAATCCTTCCGTAAAGCTTGCTCTAAAAATTGCCCACGTATTTCAGATAAAGGTTGACGACCTTTTTGAATTAGATGAAGATGAACTCCCTGAAACAAAGGAGGACGCCTCATGA
- a CDS encoding GIY-YIG nuclease family protein, whose protein sequence is MKGYMYILRCSDGSFYTGSTTNLERRLIEHQNGMGANYTKKRLPVELVYFEEYDRIDQAFYREKQVQGWSHKKKQALIDGRIEKLHEYAECSNETHYKKHKS, encoded by the coding sequence ATGAAAGGCTACATGTACATTTTACGGTGTTCTGATGGTAGCTTTTACACGGGAAGTACCACGAATTTGGAGCGACGTTTGATCGAACATCAAAATGGAATGGGGGCTAATTACACCAAAAAACGCTTACCTGTAGAATTAGTTTATTTTGAAGAATACGATCGAATTGATCAGGCTTTTTACAGGGAGAAGCAAGTGCAGGGCTGGAGTCATAAGAAAAAACAAGCGCTAATTGATGGGAGAATAGAAAAGCTACACGAATATGCAGAATGCAGTAATGAAACACATTACAAGAAGCATAAAAGTTGA
- the deoC gene encoding deoxyribose-phosphate aldolase codes for MGPTCPPKRELARWIDHTILKPDATRQEIEKICDEAIEFGFASVCVNPTWVPLVYKKLRGHSPKVCTVVGFPLGATFPEVKARETELAVQQGADEIDMVINIGALKSGDYELVEHDIRSVVRAAGRRIVKVIIESCLLTDEEKVKACTLAKIAGANYVKTSTGFSKGGATVKDVALMRKVVGSQMGVKASGGVRSYEEACQMVEAGATRIGASASVAIVANGSGEKSEY; via the coding sequence GTGGGACCGACCTGCCCGCCCAAACGCGAGCTGGCACGCTGGATCGATCACACCATTTTAAAGCCGGACGCCACGCGCCAGGAAATCGAAAAAATTTGCGACGAAGCCATCGAATTTGGCTTTGCGTCGGTTTGCGTTAATCCCACCTGGGTGCCGCTGGTTTACAAAAAGCTGCGCGGCCACTCGCCAAAAGTGTGCACGGTTGTCGGTTTTCCGCTGGGCGCCACCTTTCCGGAAGTCAAAGCGCGCGAAACGGAGCTGGCCGTCCAGCAGGGCGCCGATGAAATTGACATGGTAATCAACATCGGCGCGTTAAAATCCGGGGATTACGAGCTGGTCGAACACGACATTCGCTCGGTGGTGCGGGCCGCGGGCAGACGAATCGTTAAAGTGATTATCGAAAGCTGCCTGCTGACCGACGAAGAAAAGGTTAAAGCCTGTACATTGGCCAAAATTGCCGGCGCCAACTACGTTAAAACCTCCACCGGATTCAGCAAAGGCGGGGCAACGGTGAAGGACGTGGCTTTAATGCGCAAGGTGGTCGGTAGCCAGATGGGCGTTAAGGCCAGCGGCGGGGTGCGCAGCTACGAAGAGGCCTGCCAGATGGTGGAAGCCGGCGCAACGCGCATCGGGGCCAGCGCCAGCGTGGCCATTGTGGCCAACGGCTCCGGTGAAAAATCGGAGTATTGA